A genome region from Brassica oleracea var. oleracea cultivar TO1000 chromosome C2, BOL, whole genome shotgun sequence includes the following:
- the LOC106327532 gene encoding photosystem II 10 kDa polypeptide, chloroplastic-like, with protein sequence MAASVMLSSVTLKPAGFTVEKMSARGLPSLTRTSFKIVASGVKKIKTDKPFGVNGSMDLRDGVDASGRKGKGYGVYKFVDKYGANVDGYSPIYNEEEWSPGGDVYKGGVTGLAIWAVTLAGILAGGALLVYNTSALAQ encoded by the exons ATGGCTGCTTCAGTGATGCTATCATCGGTGACGTTGAAACCGGCGGGTTTCACGGTGGAGAAGATGTCAGCGAGAGGATTGCCGTCGCTCACAAGAACTTCATTCAAAATCGTCGCGAGCGGTGTCAAGAAGATCAAGACCGACAAGCCCTTTG GAGTTAACGGCAGCATGGACTTGAGGGACGGCGTCGACGCCTCCGGCAGAAAGGGAAAG GGATACGGTGTTTACAAGTTCGTTGACAAGTATGGAGCTAACGTCGATGGATACAG TCCTATCTACAACGAGGAGGAGTGGTCACCAGGTGGTGATGTGTACAAGGGAGGAGTCACTGGATTGGCTATTTGGGCGGTAACACTCGCCGGAATTCTCGCCGGAGGAGCTCTTCTTGTGTACAACACAAGTGCTTTGGCTCAGTAA
- the LOC106327531 gene encoding DNA repair protein recA homolog 1, chloroplastic encodes MDSSCLVVLSLKLIPFFNPLKACSYSPPHRVSSYYSRRFYSPATVNVAKKTSQSIPSEFDDRINGSLSPDSDSRFLDRQKALEAAMNDINGSFGKGSVTRLGSAGGALVETFPSGVLTLDLALGGGLPKGRVVEIYGPESSGKTTLALHAISEVQKLGGNAMLVDAEHAFDPSYSKALGVDVENLIVCQPDNGEMALEIADRMCRSGAVDLICVDSVSALTPRAEIEGEIGMQQMGLQARLMSQALRKMSGNASKAGCTLIFLNQIRYKIGVYYGNPEVTSGGIALKFFASVRLEIRSAGKIKSSKGDEDIGLRARVRVQKSKVSRPYKQAEFEIMFGEGVSKLGCVLDCAEIMEVVVKKGSWYSYEDQRLGQGREKALQHLRENPSLQDEIEKRVRLLMLDGEVHRSTPLFSSSSSSSVSRDDEEEEEDALDEFQ; translated from the exons ATGGATTCTTCATGCCTTGTTGTGTTGTCTCTAAAGCTAATTCCTTTCTTCAATCCTCTCAAAGCATGTTCCTATTCTCCTCCGCACCGTGTCTCCTCCTACTACTCCCGCCGCTTCTACTCCCCGGCCACCGTTAACGTCGCCAAGAAAACCTCACAGAGCATTCCTTCAGAATTCGATGACAGAATCAACGGCTCTCTCTCTCCCGACTCCGATTCACGCTTCCTCGACCGT CAAAAGGCTTTAGAGGCAGCAATGAATGACATTAACGGTTCTTTTGGTAAAGGAAGTGTAACAAGGTTGGGGAGTGCTGGTGGAGCTTTAGT GGAGACTTTTCCGAGTGGTGTATTGACGCTTGATCTTGCCTTAGGTGGAGGCCTGCCAAAGGGTCGAGTAGTCGAG ATATATGGACCAGAAAGTAGTGGCAAGACCACACTAGCACTCCATGCAATTTCTGAAGTGCAGAAGCTTGGAGGCAATGCGATGCTTGTTGATGCAGAGCATGCCTTTGATCCATCATACTCTAAAGCATTAGGTGTTGATGTTGAAAATCTCATAGTGTGTCAGCCAGACAATGGCGAGATGGCTTTAGAAA TTGCAGACCGTATGTGTCGTTCTGGTGCAGTTGACCTTATATGTGTTGATTCTGTCTCAGCACTTACTCCACGTGCCGAGATTGAA GGTGAGATTGGGATGCAGCAAATGGGGTTACAAGCTCGTCTTATGAGTCAAGCTCTTCGTAAAATGTCAGGAAACGCCTCTAAAGCTGGTTGTACTCTTATTTTCCTAAACCAAATTAGATACAAG ATTGGTGTGTACTATGGGAATCCAGAGGTGACTAGCGGAGGAATTGCGTTGAAGTTCTTTGCGTCGGTCCGGCTAGAGATTCGTTCTGCAGGGAAGATCAAATCT AGCAAAGGGGATGAAGATATTGGTCTTCGGGCTCGTGTAAGAGTGCAGAAGAGCAAG GTTTCAAGACCGTATAAGCAAGCCGAGTTTGAGATTATGTTCGGGGAGGGAGTCAGTAAACTG GGATGTGTTCTTGATTGTGCTGAGATTATGGAGGTTGTGGTGAAGAAGGGTTCTTGGTACAGCTATGAAGACCAAAG GCTCGGGCAAGGAAGAGAGAAAGCACTGCAGCATTTAAGGGAGAACCCTTCTCTTCAAGACGAGATTGAGAAG AGAGTGAGATTGTTGATGTTAGATGGAGAAGTACATCGATCAACTCCTTTGTTTAGCAGCAGCAGCTCATCCTCGGTTTCACGTGATGATGAAGAGGAAGAAGAAGACGCTCTTGACGAGTTCCAATGA
- the LOC106323860 gene encoding glutathione S-transferase T3-like, translating into MASYCPGFVSLLTSQTGESSTPEFVNLSGSQSIDMDSPDLPAFSNHSAKASTVKERRKWSPKEDVILIRSGITTIQVGQCKQRWGRLNDLACKFCGSYDAALRDQSSGENDNDVMKKALDMFFNDYGCKFTLEHAWRELRHDQKWCSMYQAKDGGKEKRKSVGGAVEGEEEVTGAILSISI; encoded by the exons ATGGCATCGTATTGTCCAGGGTTTGTTAGCCTATTAACAAGCCAAACCGGAGAATCTAGCACTCCAGAGTTTGTGAACCTCTCAGGTTCTCAATCCATAGACATGGACTCACCTGATCTTCCAGCTTTTAGCAACCACTCTGCAAAAGCATCTACTGTCAAGGAGAGGAGGAAATGGTCTCCGAAGGAGGATGTTATTCTCATAA GATCCGGGATTACTACAATTCAAGTGGGTCAGTGCAAGCAAAGGTGGGGAAGGCTTAATGACCTAGCCTGCAAATTCTGTGGTTCCTATGATGCGGCTTTGAGGGACCAATCAAGCGGTGAGAATGACAATGATGTTATGAAGAAAGCACTAGACATGTTCTTCAATGACTATGGTTGTAAGTTCACTCTAGAGCATGCTTGGAGAGAGCTTAGGCATGACCAGAAATGGTGCTCTATGTATCAAGCTAAGGATGGTGGTAAAGAGAAGCGGAAGAGTGTTGGTGGTGCTGTTGAAGGCGAAGAGGAGGTTACTGGTGCTATTTTATCAATCTCTATATAA
- the LOC106323861 gene encoding putative nuclease HARBI1, which translates to MYNNIVEYQPTLPRRRAYIERNREEGHNRLWKDYFSAEPTYPPHYFRRRFRMNRALFTGIVNRLSNEIPYFQHRRDAVGRYGLYPLQKCTASIHMLAYGCAGDMVDEYLRMGETTALLCLEKFTQEIIHLYGEEYLRRPTPEDLQRLLDIREVRGFPGMIGSIDCMHWEWKYCPHSWKGQYCRGSGKPTIVLEAVAPQDLWIWHAFFGPPGTLNDINVLDRSPIFDDILQGRAPRVEFIVNGHKYHRAYYLTDGIYPKWPTFIQSISIPQGPKAELFAERQEAARKDVERAFGVLQARFAIVRNPALLWDKEKISNIIRACIILHNMIVEDERDGYTQFDTSIFVEGETNRSPEVDFSFSTNMPTNLGNMLAIRSELRDQRIHERLKTDLIENLFAKFGHQQS; encoded by the coding sequence ATGTACAACAACATAGTCGAGTATCAACCTACATTGCCGAGGAGACGAGCATACATAGAAAGAAACCGCGAGGAAGGACACAACCGTTTATGGAAAGACTATTTCAGTGCGGAGCCGACATATCCACCTCACTATTTTAGGCGCCGCTTCCGAATGAACCGGGCATTATTCACGGGGATTGTTAATCGCCTCTCCAATGAAATTCCTTATTTTCAACATAGAAGAGATGCAGTAGGACGGTATGGGCTATATCCACTACAAAAATGTACTGCATCGATTCATATGTTGGCTTATGGTTGTGCAGGTGACATGGTTGATGAATATCTCCGCATGGGTGAGACCACTGCCTTATTGTGTTTGGAAAAATTTACTCAAGAAATCATACATTTATATGGAGAGGAGTATCTACGAAGACCTACACCAGAGGATCTTCAACGACTACTTGATATCAGAGAGGTACGCGGTTTTCCTGGGATGATAGGAAGCATTGACTGTATGCATTGGGAGTGGAAATATTGTCCACACTCTTGGAAAGGACAGTACTGTCGTGGTTCTGGCAAGCCGACAATTGTCCTAGAGGCTGTAGCACCGCAAGATCTGTGGATATGGCACGCGTTTTTTGGACCACCAGGTACCTTGAACGATATTAATGTCCTTGATCGGTCTCCGATTTTTGATGACATTTTACAAGGTCGAGCTCCAAGAGTTGAGTTCATCGTCAACGGTCACAAATACCATAGGGCATACTACCTCACCGACGGTATATATCCAAAGTGGCCTACCTTTATCCAATCCATCTCTATTCCTCAAGGTCCTAAGGCGGAGTTATTTGCAGAACGTCAAGAAGCCGCCAGAAAAGATGTCGAGCGGGCTTTCGGAGTCTTGCAAGCTCGTTTTGCAATTGTTAGAAACCCAGCTCTTCTTTGGGACAAGGAAAAAATCAGCAACATTATCAGAGCATGTATCATACTACACAATATGATAGTGGAAGACGAACGCGATGGATACACTCAATTTGATACATCTATATTCGTAGAAGGAGAAACAAACAGAAGTCCAGAGGTGGATTTCTCGTTCTCTACAAACATGCCTACGAATCTCGGTAATATGCTTGCCATTCGGAGTGAACTTCGCGACCAAAGGATACATGAACGATTGAAGACCGATTTAATTGAGAATTTATTTGCAAAATTTGGTCATCAACAATCATAA
- the LOC106325999 gene encoding uncharacterized serine-rich protein C215.13-like, with protein sequence MASTCVNNVTVSAYGCFNARSSGSAASLEMKKLIPPEEEFEFRTEVPVGMLPADELFSNGKLVTTAVVEVETEEGSLVSSPKAPRCSSKWRELLGLKRFSQNSKAAASFKQFLNRSSKTSSSSSDASSIISLPLLSDIESLSVSSSSRMSLSSSSSSSDTPRRLSLDAERLNHLANQNITANPFAPARPRMRLVKQPRDREETCSDSPRLNSSGKIVFQSLERSSSSPRGGGYRNRGVERSYSVNLSVAPVLNVPVCSVRGGSVIFSHFFSSASSQHNKTGNGSNHRALLTHHQHGGISRGRNSTDRVAS encoded by the coding sequence ATGGCTTCCACTTGCGTCAACAATGTGACTGTCTCTGCTTACGGATGTTTCAACGCTCGGAGCTCTGGATCCGCCGCGTCGTTGGAGATGAAGAAGCTGATTCCTCCGGAGGAAGAGTTCGAGTTCAGAACTGAGGTTCCTGTCGGAATGCTTCCCGCCGACGAGCTTTTCTCTAACGGTAAACTCGTGACGACGGCGGTGGTGGAAGTTGAGACGGAGGAGGGTAGCTTGGTTTCTTCTCCCAAGGCGCCACGGTGTTCGAGTAAGTGGAGAGAGCTGTTAGGGCTGAAACGGTTCTCTCAAAACAGCAAGGCTGCGGCGTCGTTTAAGCAGTTTTTAAACCGGAGCTCCAAAACGTCGTCGTCTTCTTCTGATGCTTCTTCGATAATCAGTCTTCCTCTCCTCTCCGACATCGAATCTCTCTCCGTCTCCTCTTCTTCACGTATGTCCCTCTCTTCTTCTTCCTCCTCCTCGGACACCCCGAGGAGGCTATCGCTCGACGCAGAGAGACTCAACCACCTCGCTAACCAAAACATCACGGCCAACCCGTTCGCTCCCGCTCGGCCGAGGATGAGGTTAGTGAAGCAGCCTCGTGATAGAGAAGAAACATGTAGCGACAGTCCGAGGCTAAACTCGTCGGGGAAGATCGTGTTTCAGAGCCTTGAACGAAGCTCAAGCAGCCCGCGCGGAGGAGGGTATAGAAACAGAGGAGTGGAGAGATCGTACAGTGTAAACCTGAGCGTGGCTCCTGTTCTTAACGTTCCCGTTTGTTCAGTCAGAGGTGGTTCTGTAATATTTAGCCACTTCTTCTCTTCAGCTTCGTCTCAACACAATAAAACAGGGAATGGCTCTAACCACAGAGCGTTGTTGACTCATCATCAGCACGGTGGTATTAGTAGAGGCCGTAACTCAACAGATCGAGTAGCTAGCTAG
- the LOC106323862 gene encoding uncharacterized protein LOC106323862 encodes MVLIYVKSGEWISSCGDQWSFLADKTRGGRMVTLKTTTLLKQLKIIVCEDYGVDHMLVNAEFSYEMVNQRGNPPIIISNDRQVSNFVSYTKKSSFTTLCVTLSATGTKEKERFNIDLNKEPFDSSNFEDEEVPETNQGDFAIPSKESTDKTKNHVAKDGFGDAVLRSENNGERENNGQSGSIDFVKKDQIFRSKRVLKETMKIWAMKNNYDYIVLKSTRKWWYIRCKDKLCNWTLRAECLDGSTYFMINKCVGIHSCAPSMKSKFGKMASARTIGKLIQHRFDDANDGPKANDIIQFMRLEHSCEITYWQAWEARDYAIAAAQGKPDESYAKIPKYLHMIKEANCGTHTHYETTEDGRFMYLFMSFGQSVLGFYNAMRRVIVVDGTFLKNKYKGVLLVATAVDGNSNLYLIAFGVVDSETEDSWEWFLRQLKVVIADCKDLAFVSDRAVSIAKALVTVYPRSRHGICIHHLLTNVVKNFKTKGLSALVEKASRAYRFSEFQERFTKIVEMCHALGRYLQEADVRK; translated from the coding sequence ATGGTTCTAATCTATGTTAAATCTGGTGAATGGATCTCAAGTTGCGGTGATCAGTGGAGTTTCTTGGCAGACAAAACAAGGGGTGGTCGAATGGTAACATTAAAAACTACTACTTTGTTGAAGCAGCTCAAGATCATCGTGTGTGAGGATTATGGGGTCGACCATATGCTCGTTAATGCCGAGTTCAGTTATGAGATGGTGAATCAAAGAGGAAATCCTCCCATTATTATCAGCAATGATCGACAAGTGTCTAATTTTGTGAGCTACACGAAGAAGAGTTCGTTTACAACCTTGTGTGTCACGTTGTCTGCTACTGGTACAAAAGAAAAGGAACGATTCAATATCGATTTGAATAAGGAGCCGTTTGACTCAAGCAATTTTGAGGATGAAGAAGTTCCTGAAACAAATCAAGGAGACTTTGCCATACCGTCAAAAGAGTCGACTGATAAAACGAAGAATCATGTCGCTAAAGATGGTTTCGGTGATGCTGTTTTAAGGAGTGAAAACAATGGAGAGCGTGAAAACAACGGCCAATCTGGAAGCATAGATTTCGTGAAGAAGGATCAAATTTTCAGAAGTAAACGTGTTCTGAAAGAAACAATGAAAATTTGGGCAATGAAGAATAATTATGATTACATTGTTCTCAAATCAACGAGAAAATGGTGGTATATTCGATGCAAGGATAAACTGTGCAACTGGACTCTGCGTGCGGAATGTTTGGATGGGTCTACATACTTCATGATCAACAAGTGTGTGGGAATACATTCATGTGCTCCTTCGATGAAAAGCAAATTCGGAAAAATGGCATCGGCAAGAACAATTGGGAAGCTGATACAACATCGATTTGATGATGCCAATGATGGCCCAAAAGCAAATGACATCATTCAGTTCATGAGACTGGAGCATAGTTGCGAGATTACTTATTGGCAAGCTTGGGAAGCTCGTGACTATGCAATTGCAGCGGCTCAAGGTAAACCAGATGAAAGTTATGCTAAAATACCAAAATATTTGCATATGATTAAAGAAGCTAATTGTGGTACCCACACGCACTATGAAACAACTGAGGATGGGAGATTCATGTATCTATTTATGTCGTTTGGGCAATCAGTTCTAGGTTTCTACAATGCAATGCGTAGGGTGATTGTTGTTGATGGAACTTTTCTGAAAAATAAATACAAAGGAGTGCTACTTGTTGCTACAGCTGTAGATGGTAACTCCAATTTGTATCTGATTGCTTTTGGAGTTGTTGATTCAGAGACTGAGGATTCATGGGAGTGGTTCTTAAGACAGTTGAAAGTGGTTATTGCTGATTGTAAAGATTTAGCTTTTGTATCAGATAGGGCTGTGTCAATAGCTAAAGCGCTTGTGACTGTTTACCCTCGTTCAAGACATGGAATTTGCATTCACCACTTGTTGACCAATGTGGTAAAAAATTTCAAGACAAAGGGGTTGTCTGCCTTGGTCGAGAAGGCTTCGCGAGCATATAGGTTCTCTGAATTTCAAGAACGTTTCACCAAAATTGTTGAAATGTGTCATGCGCTTGGAAGATATCTACAGGAGGCTGATGTGAGAAAATGA